The Sphaerochaeta sp. sequence GGTGGTCGACCCCGACAAACCAACGGTGTTCCTGATGCTGGGCGTCAACGGGGTGGGCAAGACGACCACCATCGCGAAACTCGCCCGGTTCTACGGCAATGCTGGATATGACGTGACGCTCTGCGCCGCCGACACGTTCCGCGCCGCCGCCATCGACCAGCTGGAGATCCATGCCGAGAGGCTTGGGATCCGGTGCATCAAACAGACCAACGGAACCGATCCCGGCGCGGTGGTGTTTGATGCCATATCCAGCGCCCAAAGCAGGGGAAAGGGGTTGGTGCTGGTGGATACGGCGGGACGAATGCACACCAAGGAGAATCTGGTGCGGGAGTTGGCCAAGATCGACAAGGTGGTCCGGGCCAAAGGCATTGATGATGACCACTACAAACGTTTTCTGGTCATCGACAGCACCACCGGCCAGAATGGGGTGAGCCAGGCGGAGTTGTTCAACCAGGCGGTCGTCATCAACGCTCTGGTGCTTTCCAAGTACGATTCCCTCGCAAAGGGGGGCGCGTTGGTGCAGATCGGAGACAAACTGCACATTCCCATCGCGTTCGTTGGTACCGGGGAAGGGTACGATGACATTCATCCCTTCGACAAAGAGGAGTTCCTCAACACGTTGGTGGGATTGGAGTAACCGATGCGTCTCCTCCCGCTGATGATCCTTCTGCTCCCCTCATTGGTGGTCGCCAATCCGATCCACCGTTCCAATGCGCTGGGGCAGGATCTTGGCGAGATTTCGGAAGGAGAAACGACGGAATGGTCCCTTTCGGACGGAACGCTGTACCACAATGGCGAGGCTGTCCAGGAAATATCCCATACGGATGGCGTGGTGACGATCAAGGATCTGGATGGCGATGGCCTTTGGAGACGGGAATACCAGGACAGCCGTCTGGTCCGCGAGGAACAGGATGGTGTGGTGTACGTCTATCGGTATGACGGGGAAGGGCGGCTCGCTTCCGTAGCCGCCACCAAAGGTGATGACCATTCCTTGACTCTTTTCGCCTACAATCGTGCCGATGGAACGCTTTCGGCTGTCATTCAGTCGGGGAAAGGGGTGTTTTTCCCCACTGCCAGCCAGGTTACCGTTACGGATGGGGCGGGTACGGAACAGTTCCAGCGATTTGGTAATGGATATGGCTTGCGTCTTTCCCGTACTACGGAAGGGGATGGGAATGACACGTTCTCCGTAACGGTTGATGAGGAAGGCAATACCGTCTACCAGCGCACGGACGGCGACGCCGTCACGTTGGAAACGTATGACCAACAAGGCGATTTGGTCCACCGGGTGATGATGGTGGGTGACGAGAAGCGTTCCGATGAAACGTATGTATATCAGGATGGGGACGTGGTGCGTTCCGTCGCGCAACAGGAAAATGGAACCATTACGATCAACGAATATGAAAATGGTACCCTCGTCTCGTCGGTGATCTGCCAGGACGGTGCCATTCAGAAAGAAATCCGGTATTCCCAGGGAATCCGCAGCGAAGAGACGGTGTACAGTGAGGGCAAACCGTATGCCGTGATAACCTATCGGCAGGATGGGAAAAGCGTGGGAGGCGTCCGGTATCTGTGAACACAGTACGGTGGATTGCACGACGCTATGGCTTCTCCCGAGAAAACCGCCACCGCGGAGAGAGCATTCGGATCATGCTCTCGTTGATGTTCTGCATTGCCGCGATGAGCGTGTCGCTTGCCTTCATGTCCCGGATCGCAACGGACCGGATGGACACGCTCCGTGCCTATACTTCCTATGATCTCTCCATCAACGCGCAAAGTCAGGAACAAGCGGAATCGTTTGCAAGAACAATCGGAAACAACGCGTTCGTCTATGCGGTGATGCCTGCCTTGTTTGAAGGTAATCCGGTAACTCTGCGGTTTCTCTCTCCGGAGAGTCCTGCGTTTTCCCGAATCTCGTTGCTCACGGGGAGTGCAGGAGTGTGCGTGCCGTACACGTTCGGTCTGCGGCCCAAGGATATGTTCACCATCACCACGCTGCAGCGGGGAAGACAAGCCCGGGTGGTGCCCAAGCAGGAAGCGATTCAGGTGGATGGGGTGTTCGTCACGTCCGACAGCCAGTTCAACCAACAGACCGTGGTGATGCCGCTCTCCGATGCATCACGGTACACACCTTCGTATCGTGTTGGGTTGTATGCCAACGGAACGGTGGAGGCGGAGAAACGGCGTATCGCCTCAATGCTTCCGGACGGTACGGAGATCATGACCTACAAGGAAAGCAACAGCGCGCTGTATGGGGCGCTCCATCTGGAGCAGACGGTGATCCGATTGCTGTTTTCCGTGCTTCTGGTCGCTGTGGTGCTTTCCGTCCGCCGGAGCACCCGGGATCTGATCGGATGCAAACGGAAGGAGATCGGGATGCTGAGGACGTTGGGACTCCGGGACAACCAGGTGATCTCCCTGTTTCTTTGGGAGGCGCTCTGGGTCAGTTTCCTGGGTATCGTATTGGGGTGGGCGTTGTCCCTGCTGTTGGTTTTTCTTGCTCCGTATCTGCTCCGAACGATAACCCTTGGCGTGTACCTGTTCGCTACGGACATGCGTTTGACGTTGCCTGTCGGTCCGATGGCGATCATTTCTCTTGGAGTGATGGCTGGAGTCTTGCTGTTTACGTTTGCGGGAACCAGGCGCATGCTCTCATTGCAAATCATGGAGATGGTGTCCGATGAAAGATTCTGAACTGCTGTTTGAGGCGCATGGGGTGTCCAAGTCGTTTCCCGAAGGGGATGGGGGATCGTTGTCCGTGCTTTCCGATGTGGATCTGGTGATTCACCGTGGGGAGAGCGTCGCCATTGTGGGGAACAGCGGATGCGGCAAATCCACGTTTCTTGAGGTGTGCGCGTCGCTGTTGCGCCCGGATGCCGGTACCATCCGTTTTGATGGCAATGACCTCGGAACGATGGATGACGCGGCCCTGAGCGCGCTTCGCAACCAACGGATGGGGTTCGTATTCCAGAACAGTCTGCTTCTTGGCGATTTCACCGCGTTGGAGAACGTGATGATCCCCTGTATGATCGGAGGGATGGACGGGAAGGATGCGAGGAAGAAGGCGGAGGAACTGCTTCGTCAGGTCGGGTTGTCGGATCGTTTCCACCATCGAAACGACACGCTCTCCGGTGGGGAACGGCAACGGGTCGCCGTCGCCCGTGCGTTGGCGCAGGATCCGATGATGGTGTTCGCCGACGAACCAACCGGTTCCCTTGATGAGACCAACGCACGCATGGTGGAGGACCTGTTGTTGTCTCTGGTGAAGGAACATGGGGCGTCGCTGGTTCTTGCCACGCACAACCTTGGTTTCGCCAAACGGTGCAACCGCGTGCTGCACCTTCATGACAGGAAGCTGTACGATGCGTGAAACGCTCTTTGGCATGTTGCAGAAGCCGATCCGAAAAGATCCCCACCTGCGGGATCATGCCATTCTGCTTGCCATCATCGCGCTCTTGTTGTCGTTCTGCTTGATCTTCGTGCATTCCATGGCCCAGGGCATCGCGGACACCTATGCGCTTCTGGGAAGCGGGCACCTTTCCGTCTCAGGATCCTACGAAGGACCGGACGCTTATCCGGTGCGATCGGGTAACGCGTTGCTTTACGGCTCGGATGTCACCGCTCCCGTGATGGTCAAAGGCGTTTCCGCTGAGTATTTCACCGCCAACCGTAAGACCGCTCTTCATGTTTCTGACCTGGATTTGAACGCATCCGGAAAACCGTGGGTGATCATCTCGGAACGCATCGCCCGCACGCTTTCCGTCTCCGTGGGGGATTCCGTGTTGCTGGTGCTCTCCCAGGATGATCAGTTCCGTCCGGTGCTTGGGGTGGTGTCGGCCATCTACGACAGCGGATATGCGGAACTGGATGATCTGCTGGTGTTTTGCCCCATCTCCGTGATGGAAGCGGCGGGGTATCCCCTTGCAACAGAGCTGTTGGTGACAGGGGATGTCTCCTCTGAAGAACAACGGCTCCGCAAACAGGGATACTTCGTCACGGCGTGGTACGAAGCCCGTTCCGACTTGGCGGAGAACCTGCAGACTAGCCAGAATGTCGTGACGGGGGTGTTCCTTGCCATCGCCATGCTGGCCGCCTTTTTCGTCAGTGAGTTCTCCGCTTCGATGGTGACCGACCGGAAGACGGAGATCGCCACGCTGAAGCTGTTGGGGATGCGTGATCGTTCCGTACGACGTCTGTTCCTTGTGGCGGTGTTCCGCCTTTCCTTGTGGTCGCTTGCCTTGGGGACGGTGCTGGGTGGGATGCTGGCGTACGTCCTGCAGCCAGTCTTCCGGTTGCTTGGCAAAAGCGGGATTCCCGCGCTTTCCTATTATCTTCTCGATTTTCCCATCCTTATTCCCTGGGGACGCATTGTGATCGTTCTTGTCGTCCTGCTGCTCCTCAGCATGGCGAGCGCATCGCTTGCCCTCAGACGGATACGGTCCATCCAGCCGGTATCGTTGGTCCAAGGATGGTAGGTTT is a genomic window containing:
- the ftsY gene encoding signal recognition particle-docking protein FtsY; the encoded protein is MFKQFGAKLKALFGIKVLDDSYYDNLEDLLIEGDLGPKMAAMVTDAVRKEAKSEKPKTQEELQQLVKKLLETKIDAYHPVVDPDKPTVFLMLGVNGVGKTTTIAKLARFYGNAGYDVTLCAADTFRAAAIDQLEIHAERLGIRCIKQTNGTDPGAVVFDAISSAQSRGKGLVLVDTAGRMHTKENLVRELAKIDKVVRAKGIDDDHYKRFLVIDSTTGQNGVSQAELFNQAVVINALVLSKYDSLAKGGALVQIGDKLHIPIAFVGTGEGYDDIHPFDKEEFLNTLVGLE
- a CDS encoding FtsX-like permease family protein, with the translated sequence MNTVRWIARRYGFSRENRHRGESIRIMLSLMFCIAAMSVSLAFMSRIATDRMDTLRAYTSYDLSINAQSQEQAESFARTIGNNAFVYAVMPALFEGNPVTLRFLSPESPAFSRISLLTGSAGVCVPYTFGLRPKDMFTITTLQRGRQARVVPKQEAIQVDGVFVTSDSQFNQQTVVMPLSDASRYTPSYRVGLYANGTVEAEKRRIASMLPDGTEIMTYKESNSALYGALHLEQTVIRLLFSVLLVAVVLSVRRSTRDLIGCKRKEIGMLRTLGLRDNQVISLFLWEALWVSFLGIVLGWALSLLLVFLAPYLLRTITLGVYLFATDMRLTLPVGPMAIISLGVMAGVLLFTFAGTRRMLSLQIMEMVSDERF
- a CDS encoding ABC transporter ATP-binding protein → MKDSELLFEAHGVSKSFPEGDGGSLSVLSDVDLVIHRGESVAIVGNSGCGKSTFLEVCASLLRPDAGTIRFDGNDLGTMDDAALSALRNQRMGFVFQNSLLLGDFTALENVMIPCMIGGMDGKDARKKAEELLRQVGLSDRFHHRNDTLSGGERQRVAVARALAQDPMMVFADEPTGSLDETNARMVEDLLLSLVKEHGASLVLATHNLGFAKRCNRVLHLHDRKLYDA
- a CDS encoding FtsX-like permease family protein, which codes for MRETLFGMLQKPIRKDPHLRDHAILLAIIALLLSFCLIFVHSMAQGIADTYALLGSGHLSVSGSYEGPDAYPVRSGNALLYGSDVTAPVMVKGVSAEYFTANRKTALHVSDLDLNASGKPWVIISERIARTLSVSVGDSVLLVLSQDDQFRPVLGVVSAIYDSGYAELDDLLVFCPISVMEAAGYPLATELLVTGDVSSEEQRLRKQGYFVTAWYEARSDLAENLQTSQNVVTGVFLAIAMLAAFFVSEFSASMVTDRKTEIATLKLLGMRDRSVRRLFLVAVFRLSLWSLALGTVLGGMLAYVLQPVFRLLGKSGIPALSYYLLDFPILIPWGRIVIVLVVLLLLSMASASLALRRIRSIQPVSLVQGW